One Gadus morhua chromosome 13, gadMor3.0, whole genome shotgun sequence genomic window carries:
- the cast gene encoding calpastatin isoform X30 — MAYAAYWMSTHRGDGHANSRLNYYSSLSSNVKSQPSQTTPTPAAQVTTVKPSQFEVQVEVAPPRAKAAKEPTAPDVKPKDVPKPMSTDEALDSLSFGFAPAPSAPPQAPQEKMESVDAIDALSAGFSNFAPPPPASVKSPAPPVDKKAKMDAIPDDFSLMGALSSPPPPQKSAEPKLKVESPAAPVLKEKTSAAPAVKAQAPAVPVAKIQAPAVPVAKIQAPAVPVAKAQAPAVPVAKAQAPAVPVAKVQAAVPKETKVDSFDDFSLDPFAALGDTLGAPEPVHELPELRPEDIVSEAKLTEEEGVRTGVRDDTLPPEYRFSEAKLKDLPAPKPEPSLAPGEALDFLSGDFVTLPAAAPVVQAPVLAPSAPPAQVMVEDLSALDALDALSGDFMTQTKTTSVQAPLPSLAKKTPKVNKDSAKPNTTVKVPSQKPVEDDFSLDPFAALSDTLAAPEPAPEPPKLRPEDIVSEGKVISEKGVRVGERDDTLPPEYRLSGDKLKDLPAPKPEPTMNTGDALDILSGDFLSPSLAPAVQAPVCSLPKPPASADFDALDALAGDFVTNAVVAPAVKCATSQPTQISRQVSEGDTSAMDALSDSLMDITPVPEPAPLPMKDIAKEKKVVEERLILMGEDDSTLPPEYRPTEEDIKMAAAEAKKPKEKPMGDAAALDLLSGDFLQAPSAPAAAVAPAAALAAAAAVAPAAAAAVAPAAAPCFVAPPATQQLVPDTEPLKPMAGSALDSLAGSLLPDAIKTTSKGEKPKKTTGPSLDSSSGNADAPGAKSKGEKAQGKSKSRSKSKKHHADDPSPIDQLAGDFRTDVMSAKKGGKS; from the exons CCCACTGCCCCAGACGTCAAGCCAAAGGACGTGCCG AAACCCATGAGCACTGACGAGGCCCTGGACTCCCTGAGCTTCGGCTTCGCGCCGgcccccagcgcccccccgcAGGCCCCCCAGGAG aaaatGGAAAGTGTGGATGCCATCGATGCCCTGTCCGCGGGATTCTCAAACttcgcccctcctccccctgcttctGTCAAG AGCCCCGCTCCCCCTGTGGACAAGAAGGCCAAGATGGACGCCATCCCCGATGACTTCTCTCTGATGGGCGCGCTTtcctccccgcctcctcctcag AAGTCTGCTGAGCCAAAGCTCAAGGTAGAGTCACCTGCTGCCCCAGTGCTCAAGGAAAAGACATCGGCTGCCCCAGCAGTCAAGGCACAGGCCCCTGCTGTCCCAGTAGCCAAGATACAGGCCCCTGCTGTCCCAGTAGCCAAGATACAGGCCCCTGCTGTCCCAGTAGCCAAGGCACAGGCCCCTGCTGTCCCAGTAGCCAAGGCACAGGCCCCTGCTGTCCCAGTAGCCAAGGTACAGGCCGCTGTCCCAAAAGAAACCAAGGTCGACTCG TTTGATGATTTCTCTCTGGACCCCTTTGCTGCTCTTGGAGACACCCTGGGAGCTCCAGAACCGGTGCATGAACTTCCTGAGCTCAGACCTGAGGACATTGTTTCG GAGGCCAAACTGACGGAGGAAGAGGGCGTGCGGACGGGAGTGAGAGATGACACCCTTCCTCCAGAGTACCGCTTCTCCGAAGCCAAGCTCAAAGACCTGCCGGCCCCCAAACCAGAG CCTTCCTTGGCCCCTGGGGAGGCCCTTGACTTCTTGTCCGGGGACTTTGTGACTCTCCCCGCAGCAGCTCCTGTCGTCCAGGCCCCCGTTTTGgccccctcagccccgcccgCCCAG GTCATGGTGGAGGATCTGTCAGCGCTGGACGCCCTGGACGCCCTTTCTGGAGATTTCATGACCCAAACAAAGACCACTTCTGTCCAGGCCCCACTCCCATCCCTGGCCAAGAAGACCCCAAaagtaaac aAGGATTCAGCCAAGCCCAACACCACTGTTAAGGTCCCCTCCCAGAAACCAGTCGAG GATGACTTCTCTCTGGACCCCTTCGCTGCCCTAAGCGACACCCTGGCAGCCCCGGAGCCGGCCCCTGAACCCCCCAAGCTCAGGCCTGAGGACATTGTCTCA GAAGGAAAAGTGATTTCCGAAAAGGGCGTGCGGGTGGGAGAGCGGGATGacaccctccctccagagtaTCGGTTGTCAGGAGACAAACTGAAAGACCTGCCGGCCCCCAAACCGGAG CCTACCATGAACACAGGTGACGCTCTGGACATCTTGTCGGGAGACTTCCTGAGCCCATCCCTGGCTCCTGCTGTCCAGGCCCCCGTCTGCAGCCTCCCAAAGCCTCCG GCCTCTGCAGATTTTGACGCTCTGGATGCCTTGGCGGGGGACTTTGTCACCAACGCCGTTGTCGCACCTGCAGTCAAGTGTGCCACCAGTCAACCCACACAAATCTCTCGCCag GTGTCGGAGGGAGACACCAGTGCCATGGACGCCCTGTCAGACTCCCTGATGGACATCACCCCTGTGCCAGAGCCTGCCCCCCTGCCTATGAAAGACATTGCCAAG GAGaagaaggtggtggaggagaggctgATCCTGATGGGCGAGGACGACAGCACGTTGCCCCCCGAGTACCGGCCCACCGAGGAGGACATCAAG ATGGCAGCGGCTGAGGCCAAGAAACCCAAGGAG AAACCCATGGGTGACGCTGCCGCCCTCGATCTGCTGTCCGGTGACTTTCTTCAGGCTCCCAGCGCCCCTGCAGCCGCTGTTGCACCCGCCGCTGCACTCGCCGCTGCAGCCGCTGTTGCACCCGCCGCTGCAGCCGCTGTTGCACCCGCCGCTGCACCTTGTTTTGTAGCCCCCCCAGCGACGCAGCAATTAGTGCCCGACACAGAGCCCCTGAAG CCCATGGCTGGGTCGGCCCTGGACTCCCTGGCTGGTTCCCTGCTCCCTGACGCCATTAAGACCACATCTAAGGGGGAAAAGCCCAAG AAAACAACAGGGCCTTCCCTGGACTCTTCATCTGGGAACGCAGACGCTCCTGGAGCCAAGAGCAAGGGGGAGAAGGCCCAG GGCAAGAGCAAGTCACGGTCAAAGTCAAAA AAACACCATGCTGATGATCCATCTCCCATTGACCAGCTCGCCGGTGATTTCCGCACAGATGTTATGTCTGCGAAGAAGGGAGGCAAAAGCTAG
- the cd8b gene encoding uncharacterized protein cd8b yields MHRHRCCWPPAKMTYLVLVWTTVTCLCWTSGSAQVPVRYPKIHDSEALACGCHKTSCDLFLWFRSLENGSKLQFLVSVNNADRDYTNPGLDKSRFIVRMNAGKSTLRIANLKREDSGVYSCVSKNKETEGIGAPGVLLLPGVTPPEPTPQPTSKPLCRCPEKSYKPHPKGCDSDALWPSVGILAGLALALLATLYYFSRLPKKCRHHFVKKDRR; encoded by the exons atgcacagacacaggtGCTGCTGGCCACCTGCCAAGATGACCTACTTAGTGCTGGTATGGACAACTGTCACATGTCTCTGCTGGACATCAG gttctGCTCAGGTCCCTGTCCGTTACCCCAAGATCCACGACAGCGAGGCGCTGGCCTGTGGGTGTCACAAGACCTCCTGCGATCTTTTCCTGTGGTTCCGCAGCCTGGAGAATGGAAGCAAGCTGCAGTTCCTGGTGAGCGTGAACAACGCTGACCGCGATTACACCAACCCAGGCTTGGACAAGAGCCGCTTCATCGTCAGGATGAACGCCGGCAAGTCGACGCTGCGCATCGCCAACTTGAAGCGGGAGGACAGCGGCGTGTACTCCTGTGTGTCGAAGAACAAGGAGACGGAGGGCATCGGGGCTCCGGGGGTCCTTCTGCTGCCTGGGG TGACCCCTCCAGAACCCACGCCTCAACCCACATCTAAGCCGCTCTGCAGGTGCCCGGAGAAGAGCTATAAACCGCACC cAAAGGGCTGTGACTCCGATGCCTTGTGGCCATCGGTGGGCATCCTGGCGGGCTTGGCCCTGGCGCTTCTCGCCACACTGTACTACTTCAGCC GGTTACCCAAGAAATGCCGCCACCACTTTGTAAA GAAAGATAGAAGATGA
- the cast gene encoding calpastatin isoform X32: MSQPSQTTPTPAAQVTTVKPSQFEVQVEVAPPRAKAAKEPTAPDVKPKDVPKPMSTDEALDSLSFGFAPAPSAPPQAPQEKMESVDAIDALSAGFSNFAPPPPASVKSPAPPVDKKAKMDAIPDDFSLMGALSSPPPPQKSAEPKLKVESPAAPVLKEKTSAAPAVKAQAPAVPVAKIQAPAVPVAKIQAPAVPVAKAQAPAVPVAKAQAPAVPVAKVQAAVPKETKVDSFDDFSLDPFAALGDTLGAPEPVHELPELRPEDIVSEAKLTEEEGVRTGVRDDTLPPEYRFSEAKLKDLPAPKPEPSLAPGEALDFLSGDFVTLPAAAPVVQAPVLAPSAPPAQVMVEDLSALDALDALSGDFMTQTKTTSVQAPLPSLAKKTPKVNKDSAKPNTTVKVPSQKPVEDDFSLDPFAALSDTLAAPEPAPEPPKLRPEDIVSEGKVISEKGVRVGERDDTLPPEYRLSGDKLKDLPAPKPEPTMNTGDALDILSGDFLSPSLAPAVQAPVCSLPKPPASADFDALDALAGDFVTNAVVAPAVKCATSQPTQISRQVSEGDTSAMDALSDSLMDITPVPEPAPLPMKDIAKEKKVVEERLILMGEDDSTLPPEYRPTEEDIKMAAAEAKKPKEKPMGDAAALDLLSGDFLQAPSAPAAAVAPAAALAAAAAVAPAAAAAVAPAAAPCFVAPPATQQLVPDTEPLKPMAGSALDSLAGSLLPDAIKTTSKGEKPKKTTGPSLDSSSGNADAPGAKSKGEKAQGKSKSRSKSKKHHADDPSPIDQLAGDFRTDVMSAKKGGKS, encoded by the exons CCCACTGCCCCAGACGTCAAGCCAAAGGACGTGCCG AAACCCATGAGCACTGACGAGGCCCTGGACTCCCTGAGCTTCGGCTTCGCGCCGgcccccagcgcccccccgcAGGCCCCCCAGGAG aaaatGGAAAGTGTGGATGCCATCGATGCCCTGTCCGCGGGATTCTCAAACttcgcccctcctccccctgcttctGTCAAG AGCCCCGCTCCCCCTGTGGACAAGAAGGCCAAGATGGACGCCATCCCCGATGACTTCTCTCTGATGGGCGCGCTTtcctccccgcctcctcctcag AAGTCTGCTGAGCCAAAGCTCAAGGTAGAGTCACCTGCTGCCCCAGTGCTCAAGGAAAAGACATCGGCTGCCCCAGCAGTCAAGGCACAGGCCCCTGCTGTCCCAGTAGCCAAGATACAGGCCCCTGCTGTCCCAGTAGCCAAGATACAGGCCCCTGCTGTCCCAGTAGCCAAGGCACAGGCCCCTGCTGTCCCAGTAGCCAAGGCACAGGCCCCTGCTGTCCCAGTAGCCAAGGTACAGGCCGCTGTCCCAAAAGAAACCAAGGTCGACTCG TTTGATGATTTCTCTCTGGACCCCTTTGCTGCTCTTGGAGACACCCTGGGAGCTCCAGAACCGGTGCATGAACTTCCTGAGCTCAGACCTGAGGACATTGTTTCG GAGGCCAAACTGACGGAGGAAGAGGGCGTGCGGACGGGAGTGAGAGATGACACCCTTCCTCCAGAGTACCGCTTCTCCGAAGCCAAGCTCAAAGACCTGCCGGCCCCCAAACCAGAG CCTTCCTTGGCCCCTGGGGAGGCCCTTGACTTCTTGTCCGGGGACTTTGTGACTCTCCCCGCAGCAGCTCCTGTCGTCCAGGCCCCCGTTTTGgccccctcagccccgcccgCCCAG GTCATGGTGGAGGATCTGTCAGCGCTGGACGCCCTGGACGCCCTTTCTGGAGATTTCATGACCCAAACAAAGACCACTTCTGTCCAGGCCCCACTCCCATCCCTGGCCAAGAAGACCCCAAaagtaaac aAGGATTCAGCCAAGCCCAACACCACTGTTAAGGTCCCCTCCCAGAAACCAGTCGAG GATGACTTCTCTCTGGACCCCTTCGCTGCCCTAAGCGACACCCTGGCAGCCCCGGAGCCGGCCCCTGAACCCCCCAAGCTCAGGCCTGAGGACATTGTCTCA GAAGGAAAAGTGATTTCCGAAAAGGGCGTGCGGGTGGGAGAGCGGGATGacaccctccctccagagtaTCGGTTGTCAGGAGACAAACTGAAAGACCTGCCGGCCCCCAAACCGGAG CCTACCATGAACACAGGTGACGCTCTGGACATCTTGTCGGGAGACTTCCTGAGCCCATCCCTGGCTCCTGCTGTCCAGGCCCCCGTCTGCAGCCTCCCAAAGCCTCCG GCCTCTGCAGATTTTGACGCTCTGGATGCCTTGGCGGGGGACTTTGTCACCAACGCCGTTGTCGCACCTGCAGTCAAGTGTGCCACCAGTCAACCCACACAAATCTCTCGCCag GTGTCGGAGGGAGACACCAGTGCCATGGACGCCCTGTCAGACTCCCTGATGGACATCACCCCTGTGCCAGAGCCTGCCCCCCTGCCTATGAAAGACATTGCCAAG GAGaagaaggtggtggaggagaggctgATCCTGATGGGCGAGGACGACAGCACGTTGCCCCCCGAGTACCGGCCCACCGAGGAGGACATCAAG ATGGCAGCGGCTGAGGCCAAGAAACCCAAGGAG AAACCCATGGGTGACGCTGCCGCCCTCGATCTGCTGTCCGGTGACTTTCTTCAGGCTCCCAGCGCCCCTGCAGCCGCTGTTGCACCCGCCGCTGCACTCGCCGCTGCAGCCGCTGTTGCACCCGCCGCTGCAGCCGCTGTTGCACCCGCCGCTGCACCTTGTTTTGTAGCCCCCCCAGCGACGCAGCAATTAGTGCCCGACACAGAGCCCCTGAAG CCCATGGCTGGGTCGGCCCTGGACTCCCTGGCTGGTTCCCTGCTCCCTGACGCCATTAAGACCACATCTAAGGGGGAAAAGCCCAAG AAAACAACAGGGCCTTCCCTGGACTCTTCATCTGGGAACGCAGACGCTCCTGGAGCCAAGAGCAAGGGGGAGAAGGCCCAG GGCAAGAGCAAGTCACGGTCAAAGTCAAAA AAACACCATGCTGATGATCCATCTCCCATTGACCAGCTCGCCGGTGATTTCCGCACAGATGTTATGTCTGCGAAGAAGGGAGGCAAAAGCTAG
- the cast gene encoding calpastatin isoform X31 produces the protein MGQILSWIRGPNRDNPDLLDVAVEQQSQPSQTTPTPAAQVTTVKPSQFEVQVEVAPPRAKAAKEPTAPDVKPKDVPKPMSTDEALDSLSFGFAPAPSAPPQAPQEKMESVDAIDALSAGFSNFAPPPPASVKSPAPPVDKKAKMDAIPDDFSLMGALSSPPPPQKSAEPKLKVESPAAPVLKEKTSAAPAVKAQAPAVPVAKIQAPAVPVAKIQAPAVPVAKAQAPAVPVAKAQAPAVPVAKVQAAVPKETKVDSFDDFSLDPFAALGDTLGAPEPVHELPELRPEDIVSEAKLTEEEGVRTGVRDDTLPPEYRFSEAKLKDLPAPKPEPSLAPGEALDFLSGDFVTLPAAAPVVQAPVLAPSAPPAQVMVEDLSALDALDALSGDFMTQTKTTSVQAPLPSLAKKTPKVNKDSAKPNTTVKVPSQKPVEDDFSLDPFAALSDTLAAPEPAPEPPKLRPEDIVSEGKVISEKGVRVGERDDTLPPEYRLSGDKLKDLPAPKPEPTMNTGDALDILSGDFLSPSLAPAVQAPVCSLPKPPASADFDALDALAGDFVTNAVVAPAVKCATSQPTQISRQVSEGDTSAMDALSDSLMDITPVPEPAPLPMKDIAKEKKVVEERLILMGEDDSTLPPEYRPTEEDIKMAAAEAKKPKEKPMGDAAALDLLSGDFLQAPSAPAAAVAPAAALAAAAAVAPAAAAAVAPAAAPCFVAPPATQQLVPDTEPLKPMAGSALDSLAGSLLPDAIKTTSKGEKPKKTTGPSLDSSSGNADAPGAKSKGEKAQGKSKSRSKSKKHHADDPSPIDQLAGDFRTDVMSAKKGGKS, from the exons CCCACTGCCCCAGACGTCAAGCCAAAGGACGTGCCG AAACCCATGAGCACTGACGAGGCCCTGGACTCCCTGAGCTTCGGCTTCGCGCCGgcccccagcgcccccccgcAGGCCCCCCAGGAG aaaatGGAAAGTGTGGATGCCATCGATGCCCTGTCCGCGGGATTCTCAAACttcgcccctcctccccctgcttctGTCAAG AGCCCCGCTCCCCCTGTGGACAAGAAGGCCAAGATGGACGCCATCCCCGATGACTTCTCTCTGATGGGCGCGCTTtcctccccgcctcctcctcag AAGTCTGCTGAGCCAAAGCTCAAGGTAGAGTCACCTGCTGCCCCAGTGCTCAAGGAAAAGACATCGGCTGCCCCAGCAGTCAAGGCACAGGCCCCTGCTGTCCCAGTAGCCAAGATACAGGCCCCTGCTGTCCCAGTAGCCAAGATACAGGCCCCTGCTGTCCCAGTAGCCAAGGCACAGGCCCCTGCTGTCCCAGTAGCCAAGGCACAGGCCCCTGCTGTCCCAGTAGCCAAGGTACAGGCCGCTGTCCCAAAAGAAACCAAGGTCGACTCG TTTGATGATTTCTCTCTGGACCCCTTTGCTGCTCTTGGAGACACCCTGGGAGCTCCAGAACCGGTGCATGAACTTCCTGAGCTCAGACCTGAGGACATTGTTTCG GAGGCCAAACTGACGGAGGAAGAGGGCGTGCGGACGGGAGTGAGAGATGACACCCTTCCTCCAGAGTACCGCTTCTCCGAAGCCAAGCTCAAAGACCTGCCGGCCCCCAAACCAGAG CCTTCCTTGGCCCCTGGGGAGGCCCTTGACTTCTTGTCCGGGGACTTTGTGACTCTCCCCGCAGCAGCTCCTGTCGTCCAGGCCCCCGTTTTGgccccctcagccccgcccgCCCAG GTCATGGTGGAGGATCTGTCAGCGCTGGACGCCCTGGACGCCCTTTCTGGAGATTTCATGACCCAAACAAAGACCACTTCTGTCCAGGCCCCACTCCCATCCCTGGCCAAGAAGACCCCAAaagtaaac aAGGATTCAGCCAAGCCCAACACCACTGTTAAGGTCCCCTCCCAGAAACCAGTCGAG GATGACTTCTCTCTGGACCCCTTCGCTGCCCTAAGCGACACCCTGGCAGCCCCGGAGCCGGCCCCTGAACCCCCCAAGCTCAGGCCTGAGGACATTGTCTCA GAAGGAAAAGTGATTTCCGAAAAGGGCGTGCGGGTGGGAGAGCGGGATGacaccctccctccagagtaTCGGTTGTCAGGAGACAAACTGAAAGACCTGCCGGCCCCCAAACCGGAG CCTACCATGAACACAGGTGACGCTCTGGACATCTTGTCGGGAGACTTCCTGAGCCCATCCCTGGCTCCTGCTGTCCAGGCCCCCGTCTGCAGCCTCCCAAAGCCTCCG GCCTCTGCAGATTTTGACGCTCTGGATGCCTTGGCGGGGGACTTTGTCACCAACGCCGTTGTCGCACCTGCAGTCAAGTGTGCCACCAGTCAACCCACACAAATCTCTCGCCag GTGTCGGAGGGAGACACCAGTGCCATGGACGCCCTGTCAGACTCCCTGATGGACATCACCCCTGTGCCAGAGCCTGCCCCCCTGCCTATGAAAGACATTGCCAAG GAGaagaaggtggtggaggagaggctgATCCTGATGGGCGAGGACGACAGCACGTTGCCCCCCGAGTACCGGCCCACCGAGGAGGACATCAAG ATGGCAGCGGCTGAGGCCAAGAAACCCAAGGAG AAACCCATGGGTGACGCTGCCGCCCTCGATCTGCTGTCCGGTGACTTTCTTCAGGCTCCCAGCGCCCCTGCAGCCGCTGTTGCACCCGCCGCTGCACTCGCCGCTGCAGCCGCTGTTGCACCCGCCGCTGCAGCCGCTGTTGCACCCGCCGCTGCACCTTGTTTTGTAGCCCCCCCAGCGACGCAGCAATTAGTGCCCGACACAGAGCCCCTGAAG CCCATGGCTGGGTCGGCCCTGGACTCCCTGGCTGGTTCCCTGCTCCCTGACGCCATTAAGACCACATCTAAGGGGGAAAAGCCCAAG AAAACAACAGGGCCTTCCCTGGACTCTTCATCTGGGAACGCAGACGCTCCTGGAGCCAAGAGCAAGGGGGAGAAGGCCCAG GGCAAGAGCAAGTCACGGTCAAAGTCAAAA AAACACCATGCTGATGATCCATCTCCCATTGACCAGCTCGCCGGTGATTTCCGCACAGATGTTATGTCTGCGAAGAAGGGAGGCAAAAGCTAG
- the cd8a gene encoding T-cell surface glycoprotein CD8 alpha chain has translation MSHYILSDWAAILHTKRRVDATKLKTNKKMDQKRIKAISLFILFQNIVSLHGEVITPEEGDKVQIKCESPQKKVTVMWLRVVDNGAEFIASYHSTGIRKTETILNEIYSESKMQSENILSIKKFNSQRDSGVYICAALTSNTLIFGKDTRLQRVVSVTPAAAVPATNAKTPSTPMVCTCNSKTEEVLSIWDCSPIILGSLACGYGFIILLFVITIVYCNRIRTRRCPHHYKRQKQRRKVEGGRAMEN, from the exons ATGTCGCACTACATTTTGTCAGACTGGGCTGCTATTCTTCACACAAAGAGACGAGTAGACGCTACCAAGCtaaagacaaataaaaaaatggacCAAAAAAGGATTAAGGCCATTTCCCTTTTTATTCTGTTTCAAA ACATTGTATCACTGCATGGTGAGGTCATTACACCTGAAGAAGGAGATAAGGTTCAAATCAAATGTGAatctccacaaaaaaaagtcacTGTCATGTGGCTTCGGGTCGTGGACAACGGCGCAGAATTCATTGCATCTTATCACTCCACTGGCATAAGAAAGACGGAAACTATCTTGAACGAGATCTACAGTGAATCAAAGATGCAGTCTGAAAATATACTTTCAATCAAAAAATTTAATTCACAACGAGACAGTGGTGTTTACATCTGCGCTGCGTTGACTTCCAATACACTCATATTTGGAAAAGACACAAGACTTCAACGGG TTGTATCAGTGACCCCAGCAGCCGCTGTGCCTGCCACCAACGCAAAGACGCCTTCCACTCCAATGGTCTGCACTTGCAACAGCAAAACCGAGGAAG TCTTGAGCATCTGGGACTGCAGCCCCATCATTCTGGGCTCCTTGGCTTGTGGTTATGGCTTTATCATCTTGCTCTTCGTCATCACAATTGTCTACTGCAACA GGATAAGGACAAGGCGTTGTCCGCATCATTATAAAAGGCA AAAACAACGGCGGAAGGTTGAAGGAGGACGTGCGATGGAAAACTGA